Genomic segment of Pseudorca crassidens isolate mPseCra1 chromosome 10, mPseCra1.hap1, whole genome shotgun sequence:
GTATACTAAGGACAGTCAAAGAAGAAGCTTGTCAGGGCCAGACCATCTGAAGAGATATATAGGCTTTTATAAGTATTTCCTTGATCTAATCCATATATTCACATGTAATCTTCTAATTTTGATTTACTTTTCTGTGTGGGGTTCCCTATTATAGTGAGGTATTTCTCATAAATCATATAAATTTCTCAGCCTAGAGTTGAAATACCAAACTGGCATGCAGAGAACAGGTAGTAACAATTGTGTGACCCTGCACATTCAGTGATATTTTGCAAAACATTTTAAGTAGTGAAAAAATAGCAGACGTAGTAGGGGTTACTGGAACAAAATTTTTCATATCAATAGTGATTGTGGCAAAGATTGGCCAGATCACACGGAAAAAGCCACAGTGCCTTATTTCTGCAGACCAGGGTGTGGGAAGAGAGGTAATGATACTGCCTACCTCGCAGGGCTggtgtgaggatcaaatgaaatgaATGATTCCTGTGGCAGTGCTTTGGGAATGCTGAAGATCTACGTGGGTCTAAGGTGGTGTTACTGTTTTTGGCACAGGAAAAAAGTCAGTCTGAATATTTGAAGATCactcaagaaaaagaagagcaagaatCTTTGGCCTTGGAAGAGTTAGAGCTGCAGAAGAAGGCAATCCTCACAGAGAGCGAAAACAAACTTTGGGACCTTCAGCAAGAAGCAGAGACTTACAGAACTGTAAGTTTAAATACTCTTCAGGTTCCACAGCTGTGGAACTGCTTGTATAGGAAAACTGTTGTTATCTCTGCAGTCAATATAAGGTTGTAGAGAAGCTTTTGTTTTAGATTTACATATACATGCACTCCATTCATTATTAGGTAGTAAGAGCTGTTCATGGGAGTGGTTTTGATGTCTGCTACATGGTGCTCCTGACCTGCCTTTAGCTGGCTGTATTTCTGTCAGCCACTTGCTCTGATTCTTTGCCCTCAGGCTGTGCAGCATCTTAGCTCCACTGCTTACTCACCTTTCATCTTTAGGAAGTGGCCTCATTTTGTACGCAGCACTTGCCCTGACACCTTCCTGCCTGTTCAGCTTCATCTCATGCCACGCCCTGGACATAATTCATTCTCTGTTTATATCACAGTTTAGTTACCCCATTGCTCTCCTTTGACATTTAACTTTTCCCCAATTTTCCCATATTATAAATAGTCCTATGGTGAGCATGTTAGTATATAGATCTCCgtgtgcacattttaaaatcccTCTGTCCTTCCCCTGAACAGTATATGAAATGTTCGACCTATTTTGAATAAACTGACTGATGTTATTTAGACTTTTTAGCCTTTTTGCTCTGATTTAGACAGTGACACAGTCACACTTCTTACCCCAATTTCTATAAgggatttgttgttttttttttttttttttgtggtacatggacctttcaccgctgcggcctctcctgctgtggagcacaggctccggacgcgcaggctcagcggccatggctcacaggcccagcccctccgcggcacgtgggatcttcccagaccggggcacgaacccgtgtcccctgcatcggaaggtggactctcaaccactgcgccaccagggaagccctcttacccCTATTtctaaactgtattttattttcccacttCCAACATTTCTGTAAGGTGGCATGGTAGAGAGGAATGGGTACTCAGGAGGCCTAGATCTttcacttactagctttgtgaatTAATTATACCTTAATTTCCTTACCTGTCACCTGAAGAGATTGATATTTGGTAATTTCTTAAGACCTTTCCAGCTTTGACATTCCTTGGCTCTGCCTTACATTCCTTACAATGCCTTGACATTCCTTAGCTCTTTTCCTTTCAGTCAAGGTTGATATTTTCAAGAGATAATCATTTTACTATTACTTTTTGTAAATTACTTTGGTAAAATTTGTGTAAGTtccttctttttgaaaaatatcttctAAGTAATAATTTTTGGGGTAAGAGCCAGATACgttatttttcttccagaattAAGTTATGAAAGTAATAGAATACTATTATAGGCcttttaacaaaacagaaaaaaatactcatCTTTCTACCAGCAGTTACTATTATCTACgttatgatttatttctttttcactatCCATTcagaattttcttgaaaaaacaGGTAGTTGAAATAGTTACCCAAATAGGTAGAAAGAATCTGGAATTTTGAGTTGTGTAAAAAATAGAATCTTTTCTTTGTTATATGATTCGTTTAGGAATTGAGCACAGATTCTTTGTCCTTTCTAGAGTTTGGTAAGATATGTAAAGTTGTTTATCTAAATTTTAATCTTTAAGTAGGTGTAGACATCATGTCATATATATCATTGCTAACAAATGTACTTTAATAAAAAGACATCTGTTTTCATTAACAGAGAATTCTTGAATTAGAAAGTTCTTTGGAAAAACGCTTGCAAGAGAATAAAAATCAGTCAGAAGATTTAACTGTTCATTTggaagctgaaaaaaataaacacaataaagaaaTTACAGTCATGGTTGAAAAACacaagacagaattggaaagtcTGCAGCATCAGCAGGATAACCTTTGGACTGAAAAACTCCAAGTCTTAAAGCAACAGCATCAGACTGAAATGGAAAAACTTAGAGAAAAGTATGAACAAGAAAAAGTAACACTGTTGAATGACAGAGAGGTTCTCTTTCAGGCCCACATAGAAGAGATGAATGAAAAGACTTTAGAAAAGCTTGATGTGAAGCAAACAGAATTGGAATCACTATCGTCTGAACTGTCAGAAGTATTAAAAGCCCGTGACAAGCTAGAAGAAGAACTTTCTGTACTAAAGGATCAAGCAGATAGAGTGAAGCGGGAATTAGAGGCCAAGCTGGATGAACAGAAAAGTCATCACCAGCAACAGGTTGACAGCATCATTAAAGAACAAGAGATGTCTATCCAGAGAACTGAGAAGGcattaaaagatgaaattaaCCAACTTGGGCTTCTTCTGAAAGAAAAGGACAAGCATTTAAAAGAGCATCAGGCTCATGTGGAGAATTTAGAGGCAGATGTTAAAAGGTCTGAAGGGGAACTCCAGCAGGCGTCTGCTAAGCTGGAGCTCTTTCAGTCACTGCAGAGCACCTTGCATGAGCAGGTAGAAACATATGAGGAGCAGTTGGCCCAGTTGCAGCAGAAGTTGTTGGATTCGGAAACAGAAAGAATTCTTCTTACCAAACAGGTAGCTGAAGTTGTCACTCAAAAGAAAGATGTTTGTGCTGAGTTAGATGCTCACAAAATCAAGGTACAGGACATAATGCAGCAACTTGAAAAACAGAAtagtgaaatggaagaaaaagtaaaatctttAACCCAACACTATGAGTCCCAACTTAAAGATAATATAGAGCAGGAACAGACAAAGCAACtcttaatggaaaaggaaaatgtaattttacaaatgaaagaagGACAGAGCAAAGAAATTGAAATACTCAAACAGAAATTATCAGCCAAGGAGGACAGTATTCATGTTTTGCAAGAGGAGTATGAAACCAAATTTAAAAGTCaagagaaaaagatagaaaaaattaaacagaaagcaAAGGAGATGCAAGAAACGTTAAAGAAGAAACTGTTGGATCAGGAAGCCAAACTTAAGAAAGAGCTCGAAAATACTGCTCTGGAGctcagtcagaaagaaaaacagttcaatgccaaaattttggaaatggcACAGGCTAACTCAGCTGGAATCAATGATGCAGTGTCAAGATTGGAGACAAACCAAAAGGAGCAAATAGAAAGTCTTACTGAGGTGCACAGGAGAGAACTCAATGATGTCATAGCAGTCTGGGAGCAGAAACTTAACCAGCGAGCTGAAGAACTTCAGGAAAAACATGAAATCCAGTTACAGGAAAAAGAACAAGAGGTAGCAGAACTGAAGCAAAAGATCCTCATACTTGGGtgtgaaaaagaagagatgaacAAGGAAATGGCATGGCTGAAGGAAGAGGGTGCTAAGCAGGATACAGTGTTGAAGGAATTACAGGAACAGTTAAACCAGAAGGCTGCTCACATGGTTTCTGCCTCACAGAATGAAGCTAAACTGAAAGCTGAACTTGAAAAGCTGGAGGTTGACCTGAATCACTCTCAGAAGGAAAATACTTTTCTTCAAGAGCATGTAGTTGAACTGAAGATGCTGGCAGAAAAAGATAAGCTTAAGGTCTCTGAGTTGACTGAGAAGCTGAAAACCACAGATGAAGAATTCCAGAGTTTGAAATCTTCATATGACAGAAATAAGAAAAGCCTAGAAGACAAAAGCTTAGAATTCAAAAAACTGTCCGAGGAGCTAGCAGTTCAGCTGGACATTTACTCCAAGAAAGCGGAAGCCTTATTACAAGCTAAAACAAGTGAGCTCATCAACATTAGTAGCAGTAAAATTAATGCCGTTCTCTCTAGGGTCTCCCATTGTCAACACCACACAACTAAAGTTAAGGAGGCACTACTAAGTAAAACTTGCAAAGTTTCTGAATTAGAAGCACAACTGAGACAGCTAACAGCAGAGCAGTACACACTAAATAGTTCTTTACAACATGCTGCACATCagttggaagaaaaagaaagtcagatTAAGAGCATGAAGGCTGATATTGAAGGTCTTGTGACAGAAAAAGAAGCCTtacagaaggaaggaggaaatcagCAACAGGCTGCCTCAGAAAAGGAGTCTTGCATCACTCAGTTGAAGAAGGAGTTATCAGAAAACATCAACGCTGTCACTTCGATGAAAGaagaacttaaagaaaaaaaagctgagaTCAGTAGTCTTAGTAAACAGCTAACTGATATGAGTGCTCAACTTCAGAACAGCATCAGCCTAACTGAAAACGAAGCAGCCATTTCATCACTAAGTAAGCAACATGATGAAGCGCAACaggaattgctggatcaggtGCGAGATTTATCTTTGAAAGTTGAAACTCTGAGTAAGGAGAAAACTTCTGCTCTTGAACAGGCCAACAAATTCTCAGAGTGGAAGAAGAAAGCACAGTCAAGATTTACACAGTATCAAAATACTAGTAAAGAATTGCAGATGCAGCTTGagttaaaaacaaaggaaaccagtGAAAAGGATGAGCAGATAACTTTATTGAAGGAGGACCTTGATCAGCAAAAGAAGAGATTTGAATATTTTAAGGGAGAAGTGGAAGATAAGAAGAGCAAGATGGAGAAGAAGGAACGTAATTTACAGACTGAGTTAAAAACTCAAACAGCAAGAATTGTGGAATTAGAGGAGCATGTTACTCAGAAAACAATTGAAATTGAGTCCTTAAATGAAGTTCTTAAAAATCACAATCAACAAAAGGATATCGAACGGAAAGAAATGATTCAGAAACTTCAACACATTCAAGAgttaggagaagaaaaggacaacAGGGTTAAAGAGGCTGAAGAAAAAGTCTTAAGCCTTGAAAAGCAAGCATCTTCCATGAAATCTGAACTTGAATCTATGAAGAAAGAATTGGAACATGTGAATTCAATTGTGAAAAGCAAAGAAGAGGAGTTAAAGGCATTGGAAGATAGACTTGAGTTAGAAAGTGCTGCAAAATTAGGGGAACtgaagaaaaaagctgaacaaaaaATTGCTGCCATCAAGAAGCAGTTGTTATCTCaaatggaagagaaagaacagcagtatagaagagacagagaaagccatCTGAGTGAACTAAATACAAAAttgcaggaaagagagaaagaaattcatGTCTTGGAAGAAAAACTTAAGTCGGTGGGAAGTTCACCACAATCAGAAACATCAGTTGCACCCAGATCGGCAGAAAATGAGGCAGCATGTACTGAGCAAGAAGCAGCAGAATCCCAAGGCTGTGTGCAGAAGGCATGTGAAGAAAAAATCCGTGTTTTACAAAGAAAtttaattgaaaaggaaaagCTATTGCAGAGGCTAGAGCAGGAAAAAGAAGGCACAATTTCTTCTCATTCTGAAATGCAGTGCAAATACCAGGAGCTCTTAATAAAGATAGAACAGGCTGAAGCAAAGCAACACGAGGATCAAGTAATGATAAAGCATCTTCAAGAAGAACTTGAAGAAAAAACCAAATACTCCTTGTTAGTATCCCATCATGTGGAAGAAGAGGGAGGTAAAAATAACATAGGGGCAAAGCAGAACTTGGAGAATGTGGTTGATGGTGTCCAGAAAGCCCTCCAGGAGAAGGATTTGACCTGTCAGATCTTGGAGCAAAAGATAAAAGAGCTGGATTCCTGCTTattgagagagagggaaggacatAGAGTTGAAATTGAAGCGTTGACCTCAAAACTTGAAAGATTACAGGCTCTACAACAACAGATGGATGGAAAAAGTAAACCCATGGAAGTTTTGGAAGAAAGTGCTAAAGAAAAGTCCAAATCTCATGTGGTCCAACCCAGCTTGCTAAGTAACACGGAGGCTGAGCACAATGACCTGGAGTTTAAATTGGCAGGGACGGAGCAGGAGAAGCAGAAGCTGAGCCAGGAGGTGGTTAAACTGCAGAAAGATCTTCGAATGTTGCGGAAGGAACATCAGCAAGAACTAGATATCATAAAGAAAGAGTATGaacaagaaatggaagagaaaatcaAGTAAGTTTTTTTCCGTATGAATATTTTTAAGGCAATCCTCTTTAATGAAATCTCTCTTTTTTGTGTCTAATGCAGTTAAGTTTCACAACCTAAATTTGTTAGTATCGAACATAAATATAATAAGTTAAATACCGAAGAGAACTAAAAACAATTTAAGGCAAGAGGCAGTGTTATTCCATGTcagtttaaggggaaaaaaccctTTTCTTGCCTATGAGATCATGGTTATTAGGTACATATCCcggtaattatttttaaaatcatttttatatttttattatatagatGTGTATGGTGAAGAATTTTAAGTCGAAAGTAAAAATTCTCAAATCATCAGGACCATTCCCTAGAGTTAATCATAGTTTACTTACCCTTCCAGAAGTTTTCTGTGCCTGGagacgcacacgcacacgcacatgcatGTGGATGCACACTCCCTTAAAAATGGTTGATATTGCTGAGGTCATACTATATACACTGTCGTGAAGACCAGGTAACTCTTTACAGCTTGTTTGTTGTATAACAGCAGTTAGCTCTTCATATTTTTGGTACTCAGACAGGAGCAGGAAGATCTTGAGTTGAAGCACAATTCCACACTAAAACAGCTGGTGAGGGAGTTTCATACACAGCTGGCACAAAAGGAACAGGAGCTGGAACTGACCATAAAAGAGACCATTGGTA
This window contains:
- the GOLGA4 gene encoding golgin subfamily A member 4 isoform X3, which codes for MFKKLKQKISEEQQQFQQALASTLASSNSSTPTRTRSRTSSFTEQLDEGTPNRELLAGMIAEPAFLSEYTIFALDSSKQPKTQTDGVNASIQAMKSPDSVNGSEPTAPQSGDMQSFAQKLQLRVPSVESLFRSPMKESLFRSSSKESLVRTSSRESLNRLDLDSSAATFDPPSDMESETEDSLGNLDSLSKEHLIQWLRRMERRLNGYKGKCSELVTAYQTLQREKKKLQGILSQSQDKALRRIGELREELQMDQQAKKHLQEEFDASLEEKDQYISVLQTQVSLLKQRLRNGPMNADLPKPLSQMEPEAEGITKENTDGDVEPVVGDGASAKTLEILQQRVKRQENLLQRCKETIRSHKEQCMLLTSEKEALQEQLDERLQELEKMKELHMAEKTKLITQLRDAKNLIEQLEQDKGMVIAETKRQMHETLEIKEEEIAQLRSHIKQMTSQGEELREQKEKSERAAFEELEKALSTAQKTEEARRKMKAEMEEQIKAIEKTSEEERNRLQQELGHVKQEVVHVMKKSSEEIAKLQKLHEEELASKEQELTKKFQTQEREFQEQMKVALEKSQSEYLKITQEKEEQESLALEELELQKKAILTESENKLWDLQQEAETYRTRILELESSLEKRLQENKNQSEDLTVHLEAEKNKHNKEITVMVEKHKTELESLQHQQDNLWTEKLQVLKQQHQTEMEKLREKYEQEKVTLLNDREVLFQAHIEEMNEKTLEKLDVKQTELESLSSELSEVLKARDKLEEELSVLKDQADRVKRELEAKLDEQKSHHQQQVDSIIKEQEMSIQRTEKALKDEINQLGLLLKEKDKHLKEHQAHVENLEADVKRSEGELQQASAKLELFQSLQSTLHEQVETYEEQLAQLQQKLLDSETERILLTKQVAEVVTQKKDVCAELDAHKIKVQDIMQQLEKQNSEMEEKVKSLTQHYESQLKDNIEQEQTKQLLMEKENVILQMKEGQSKEIEILKQKLSAKEDSIHVLQEEYETKFKSQEKKIEKIKQKAKEMQETLKKKLLDQEAKLKKELENTALELSQKEKQFNAKILEMAQANSAGINDAVSRLETNQKEQIESLTEVHRRELNDVIAVWEQKLNQRAEELQEKHEIQLQEKEQEVAELKQKILILGCEKEEMNKEMAWLKEEGAKQDTVLKELQEQLNQKAAHMVSASQNEAKLKAELEKLEVDLNHSQKENTFLQEHVVELKMLAEKDKLKVSELTEKLKTTDEEFQSLKSSYDRNKKSLEDKSLEFKKLSEELAVQLDIYSKKAEALLQAKTSELINISSSKINAVLSRVSHCQHHTTKVKEALLSKTCKVSELEAQLRQLTAEQYTLNSSLQHAAHQLEEKESQIKSMKADIEGLVTEKEALQKEGGNQQQAASEKESCITQLKKELSENINAVTSMKEELKEKKAEISSLSKQLTDMSAQLQNSISLTENEAAISSLSKQHDEAQQELLDQVRDLSLKVETLSKEKTSALEQANKFSEWKKKAQSRFTQYQNTSKELQMQLELKTKETSEKDEQITLLKEDLDQQKKRFEYFKGEVEDKKSKMEKKERNLQTELKTQTARIVELEEHVTQKTIEIESLNEVLKNHNQQKDIERKEMIQKLQHIQELGEEKDNRVKEAEEKVLSLEKQASSMKSELESMKKELEHVNSIVKSKEEELKALEDRLELESAAKLGELKKKAEQKIAAIKKQLLSQMEEKEQQYRRDRESHLSELNTKLQEREKEIHVLEEKLKSVGSSPQSETSVAPRSAENEAACTEQEAAESQGCVQKACEEKIRVLQRNLIEKEKLLQRLEQEKEGTISSHSEMQCKYQELLIKIEQAEAKQHEDQVMIKHLQEELEEKTKYSLLVSHHVEEEGGKNNIGAKQNLENVVDGVQKALQEKDLTCQILEQKIKELDSCLLREREGHRVEIEALTSKLERLQALQQQMDGKSKPMEVLEESAKEKSKSHVVQPSLLSNTEAEHNDLEFKLAGTEQEKQKLSQEVVKLQKDLRMLRKEHQQELDIIKKEYEQEMEEKIKQEQEDLELKHNSTLKQLVREFHTQLAQKEQELELTIKETIDKAQEVEAELLESHQEETNQLYKKILEKEDDLKRTAKRYEEILDAREEEMTAKVIDLQTQLEELQKKYQQRLEQEENPGNDKVTIMELQTQLAQKTTLISDSKLKEQEFREQIHNLEDRLKEYEKNVYATTVGTPYKGRSLYHTDVSLFGEPTEFEYLRKVLFEYMMGRETKTMAKVITTVLKFPDDQTQKILEREDARLMYTSPRSGIF
- the GOLGA4 gene encoding golgin subfamily A member 4 isoform X5, whose product is MFKKLKQKISEEQQQFQQALASTLASSNSSTPTRTRSRTSSFTEQLDEGTPNRENASIQAMKSPDSVNGSEPTAPQSGDMQSFAQKLQLRVPSVESLFRSPMKESLFRSSSKESLVRTSSRESLNRLDLDSSAATFDPPSDMESETEDSLGNLDSLSKEHLIQWLRRMERRLNGYKGKCSELVTAYQTLQREKKKLQGILSQSQDKALRRIGELREELQMDQQAKKHLQEEFDASLEEKDQYISVLQTQVSLLKQRLRNGPMNADLPKPLSQMEPEAEGITKENTDGDVEPVVGDGASAKTLEILQQRVKRQENLLQRCKETIRSHKEQCMLLTSEKEALQEQLDERLQELEKMKELHMAEKTKLITQLRDAKNLIEQLEQDKGMVIAETKRQMHETLEIKEEEIAQLRSHIKQMTSQGEELREQKEKSERAAFEELEKALSTAQKTEEARRKMKAEMEEQIKAIEKTSEEERNRLQQELGHVKQEVVHVMKKSSEEIAKLQKLHEEELASKEQELTKKFQTQEREFQEQMKVALEKSQSEYLKITQEKEEQESLALEELELQKKAILTESENKLWDLQQEAETYRTRILELESSLEKRLQENKNQSEDLTVHLEAEKNKHNKEITVMVEKHKTELESLQHQQDNLWTEKLQVLKQQHQTEMEKLREKYEQEKVTLLNDREVLFQAHIEEMNEKTLEKLDVKQTELESLSSELSEVLKARDKLEEELSVLKDQADRVKRELEAKLDEQKSHHQQQVDSIIKEQEMSIQRTEKALKDEINQLGLLLKEKDKHLKEHQAHVENLEADVKRSEGELQQASAKLELFQSLQSTLHEQVETYEEQLAQLQQKLLDSETERILLTKQVAEVVTQKKDVCAELDAHKIKVQDIMQQLEKQNSEMEEKVKSLTQHYESQLKDNIEQEQTKQLLMEKENVILQMKEGQSKEIEILKQKLSAKEDSIHVLQEEYETKFKSQEKKIEKIKQKAKEMQETLKKKLLDQEAKLKKELENTALELSQKEKQFNAKILEMAQANSAGINDAVSRLETNQKEQIESLTEVHRRELNDVIAVWEQKLNQRAEELQEKHEIQLQEKEQEVAELKQKILILGCEKEEMNKEMAWLKEEGAKQDTVLKELQEQLNQKAAHMVSASQNEAKLKAELEKLEVDLNHSQKENTFLQEHVVELKMLAEKDKLKVSELTEKLKTTDEEFQSLKSSYDRNKKSLEDKSLEFKKLSEELAVQLDIYSKKAEALLQAKTSELINISSSKINAVLSRVSHCQHHTTKVKEALLSKTCKVSELEAQLRQLTAEQYTLNSSLQHAAHQLEEKESQIKSMKADIEGLVTEKEALQKEGGNQQQAASEKESCITQLKKELSENINAVTSMKEELKEKKAEISSLSKQLTDMSAQLQNSISLTENEAAISSLSKQHDEAQQELLDQVRDLSLKVETLSKEKTSALEQANKFSEWKKKAQSRFTQYQNTSKELQMQLELKTKETSEKDEQITLLKEDLDQQKKRFEYFKGEVEDKKSKMEKKERNLQTELKTQTARIVELEEHVTQKTIEIESLNEVLKNHNQQKDIERKEMIQKLQHIQELGEEKDNRVKEAEEKVLSLEKQASSMKSELESMKKELEHVNSIVKSKEEELKALEDRLELESAAKLGELKKKAEQKIAAIKKQLLSQMEEKEQQYRRDRESHLSELNTKLQEREKEIHVLEEKLKSVGSSPQSETSVAPRSAENEAACTEQEAAESQGCVQKACEEKIRVLQRNLIEKEKLLQRLEQEKEGTISSHSEMQCKYQELLIKIEQAEAKQHEDQVMIKHLQEELEEKTKYSLLVSHHVEEEGGKNNIGAKQNLENVVDGVQKALQEKDLTCQILEQKIKELDSCLLREREGHRVEIEALTSKLERLQALQQQMDGKSKPMEVLEESAKEKSKSHVVQPSLLSNTEAEHNDLEFKLAGTEQEKQKLSQEVVKLQKDLRMLRKEHQQELDIIKKEYEQEMEEKIKQEQEDLELKHNSTLKQLVREFHTQLAQKEQELELTIKETIDKAQEVEAELLESHQEETNQLYKKILEKEDDLKRTAKRYEEILDAREEEMTAKVIDLQTQLEELQKKYQQRLEQEENPGNDKVTIMELQTQLAQKTTLISDSKLKEQEFREQIHNLEDRLKEYEKNVYATTVGTPYKGRSLYHTDVSLFGEPTEFEYLRKVLFEYMMGRETKTMAKVITTVLKFPDDQTQKILEREDARLMYTSPRSGIF
- the GOLGA4 gene encoding golgin subfamily A member 4 isoform X6; amino-acid sequence: MFKKLKQKISEEQQQFQQALASTLASSNSSTPTRTRSRTSSFTEQLDEGTPNRESGDMQSFAQKLQLRVPSVESLFRSPMKESLFRSSSKESLVRTSSRESLNRLDLDSSAATFDPPSDMESETEDSLGNLDSLSKEHLIQWLRRMERRLNGYKGKCSELVTAYQTLQREKKKLQGILSQSQDKALRRIGELREELQMDQQAKKHLQEEFDASLEEKDQYISVLQTQVSLLKQRLRNGPMNADLPKPLSQMEPEAEGITKENTDGDVEPVVGDGASAKTLEILQQRVKRQENLLQRCKETIRSHKEQCMLLTSEKEALQEQLDERLQELEKMKELHMAEKTKLITQLRDAKNLIEQLEQDKGMVIAETKRQMHETLEIKEEEIAQLRSHIKQMTSQGEELREQKEKSERAAFEELEKALSTAQKTEEARRKMKAEMEEQIKAIEKTSEEERNRLQQELGHVKQEVVHVMKKSSEEIAKLQKLHEEELASKEQELTKKFQTQEREFQEQMKVALEKSQSEYLKITQEKEEQESLALEELELQKKAILTESENKLWDLQQEAETYRTRILELESSLEKRLQENKNQSEDLTVHLEAEKNKHNKEITVMVEKHKTELESLQHQQDNLWTEKLQVLKQQHQTEMEKLREKYEQEKVTLLNDREVLFQAHIEEMNEKTLEKLDVKQTELESLSSELSEVLKARDKLEEELSVLKDQADRVKRELEAKLDEQKSHHQQQVDSIIKEQEMSIQRTEKALKDEINQLGLLLKEKDKHLKEHQAHVENLEADVKRSEGELQQASAKLELFQSLQSTLHEQVETYEEQLAQLQQKLLDSETERILLTKQVAEVVTQKKDVCAELDAHKIKVQDIMQQLEKQNSEMEEKVKSLTQHYESQLKDNIEQEQTKQLLMEKENVILQMKEGQSKEIEILKQKLSAKEDSIHVLQEEYETKFKSQEKKIEKIKQKAKEMQETLKKKLLDQEAKLKKELENTALELSQKEKQFNAKILEMAQANSAGINDAVSRLETNQKEQIESLTEVHRRELNDVIAVWEQKLNQRAEELQEKHEIQLQEKEQEVAELKQKILILGCEKEEMNKEMAWLKEEGAKQDTVLKELQEQLNQKAAHMVSASQNEAKLKAELEKLEVDLNHSQKENTFLQEHVVELKMLAEKDKLKVSELTEKLKTTDEEFQSLKSSYDRNKKSLEDKSLEFKKLSEELAVQLDIYSKKAEALLQAKTSELINISSSKINAVLSRVSHCQHHTTKVKEALLSKTCKVSELEAQLRQLTAEQYTLNSSLQHAAHQLEEKESQIKSMKADIEGLVTEKEALQKEGGNQQQAASEKESCITQLKKELSENINAVTSMKEELKEKKAEISSLSKQLTDMSAQLQNSISLTENEAAISSLSKQHDEAQQELLDQVRDLSLKVETLSKEKTSALEQANKFSEWKKKAQSRFTQYQNTSKELQMQLELKTKETSEKDEQITLLKEDLDQQKKRFEYFKGEVEDKKSKMEKKERNLQTELKTQTARIVELEEHVTQKTIEIESLNEVLKNHNQQKDIERKEMIQKLQHIQELGEEKDNRVKEAEEKVLSLEKQASSMKSELESMKKELEHVNSIVKSKEEELKALEDRLELESAAKLGELKKKAEQKIAAIKKQLLSQMEEKEQQYRRDRESHLSELNTKLQEREKEIHVLEEKLKSVGSSPQSETSVAPRSAENEAACTEQEAAESQGCVQKACEEKIRVLQRNLIEKEKLLQRLEQEKEGTISSHSEMQCKYQELLIKIEQAEAKQHEDQVMIKHLQEELEEKTKYSLLVSHHVEEEGGKNNIGAKQNLENVVDGVQKALQEKDLTCQILEQKIKELDSCLLREREGHRVEIEALTSKLERLQALQQQMDGKSKPMEVLEESAKEKSKSHVVQPSLLSNTEAEHNDLEFKLAGTEQEKQKLSQEVVKLQKDLRMLRKEHQQELDIIKKEYEQEMEEKIKQEQEDLELKHNSTLKQLVREFHTQLAQKEQELELTIKETIDKAQEVEAELLESHQEETNQLYKKILEKEDDLKRTAKRYEEILDAREEEMTAKVIDLQTQLEELQKKYQQRLEQEENPGNDKVTIMELQTQLAQKTTLISDSKLKEQEFREQIHNLEDRLKEYEKNVYATTVGTPYKGRSLYHTDVSLFGEPTEFEYLRKVLFEYMMGRETKTMAKVITTVLKFPDDQTQKILEREDARLMYTSPRSGIF